A genomic stretch from Candidatus Dormiibacterota bacterium includes:
- the cysS gene encoding cysteine--tRNA ligase, which yields MPLRGREVRIYVCGLTPSAQAHLGHARSFLFFDVLRRYLEHLDYAVTYVQNVTDIDDRSINRARETGEDWHAIVRGYYADFKSSMARLGVREPDFEPYATAYIPQIQGMISALVAGGHAYVTADGIYYRVSTFAKYGELSGRNVEELQAGARIEIDERKDDPLDFALWKFAKPGEPKWTFDGFGDGRPGWHIECSAMSHALLDPDGVGFDIHGGGADLIFPHHENEIAQSEPLMAHPPMANVWVHGGLLLFDNRKMSKSLGNFEPLSTILDRYDPAAIRLLFLRTGYSKVMNFTDESMASASAELERIKRAYRALSDGATPTATDLHATGLIARIEGALDEDMNLAVALAELLAFANSYEMHAARAGRDAALYEFSYALTLLGIAPQPSWCEIPALELPADLPERLKVTLGDAVALDGCEPQAALAMVIDARNQARAAKDWAKSDRLRDALLQCGIVLKDAKGETTWTLAG from the coding sequence GTGCCGCTCCGCGGCCGCGAGGTGCGCATCTACGTCTGCGGGCTTACGCCTTCCGCCCAGGCGCATCTGGGCCACGCGCGATCGTTTTTGTTTTTCGACGTGCTGCGCCGGTATCTGGAGCATCTCGATTATGCGGTGACCTACGTGCAGAACGTCACCGATATCGACGACCGCAGCATCAATCGCGCGCGAGAGACCGGCGAAGATTGGCATGCGATCGTCCGCGGATATTATGCCGATTTCAAATCATCGATGGCGCGCTTGGGCGTGCGCGAACCGGATTTCGAGCCGTACGCGACCGCCTATATTCCGCAGATTCAAGGCATGATCTCGGCGCTCGTCGCCGGCGGTCACGCGTACGTTACCGCCGACGGCATCTACTATCGGGTGAGCACGTTTGCGAAATACGGAGAGCTGAGCGGGCGCAACGTCGAAGAATTGCAGGCTGGAGCCCGCATCGAAATCGACGAACGCAAAGACGACCCGCTCGATTTCGCGCTGTGGAAGTTCGCCAAACCCGGCGAGCCGAAGTGGACGTTCGACGGCTTCGGTGACGGCCGCCCCGGCTGGCATATCGAGTGCTCGGCGATGTCGCACGCGCTCCTCGATCCGGACGGCGTCGGCTTCGACATCCATGGCGGCGGCGCGGATCTGATTTTTCCACACCACGAGAACGAGATCGCACAGAGCGAACCGCTGATGGCGCATCCTCCGATGGCGAACGTGTGGGTGCACGGTGGCCTGCTGCTCTTCGATAATCGTAAGATGAGCAAGTCGCTCGGTAATTTTGAACCGCTTTCGACGATTCTCGATCGCTACGATCCGGCCGCGATTCGCTTGCTGTTCCTGCGAACGGGATACAGCAAGGTGATGAATTTCACCGACGAGTCGATGGCGTCGGCGAGTGCGGAGCTCGAGCGCATCAAGCGCGCGTATCGCGCCCTCTCGGATGGGGCGACACCGACGGCCACCGATCTGCATGCGACCGGCCTGATCGCGCGGATCGAAGGAGCCCTCGATGAGGACATGAATCTCGCCGTCGCTCTGGCGGAGCTGCTGGCCTTTGCGAATTCCTACGAAATGCACGCCGCTCGCGCCGGCCGCGATGCGGCGCTCTACGAATTCTCCTACGCGTTGACGTTGCTCGGCATCGCCCCGCAGCCTTCGTGGTGCGAGATTCCGGCGCTCGAACTGCCGGCCGATTTGCCGGAACGTTTGAAGGTAACGCTCGGCGATGCCGTCGCGCTCGACGGATGCGAGCCGCAGGCGGCACTCGCGATGGTGATCGATGCGCGCAATCAAGCGCGTGCGGCGAAGGATTGGGCGAAGTCCGACCGGCTTCGCGATGCACTCTTACAGTGCGGTATCGTCCTCAAGGACGCGAAAGGTGAAACGACATGGACGCTCGCCGGATAA
- a CDS encoding (2Fe-2S) ferredoxin domain-containing protein produces the protein MQDVQPKWLESGAVLVCEKCYKQRIPDETPDVAKRIGDFDLRDWLKKRLKEAGYGKRIRAINTGCLDICAKGLVTVSIVPQGAGGATQTFVLDPVEEREALYARVILALGGSPHERA, from the coding sequence ATGCAAGACGTCCAACCCAAATGGCTCGAATCGGGCGCTGTCCTGGTCTGCGAAAAATGCTACAAGCAGCGCATTCCGGATGAGACGCCCGACGTTGCAAAGCGTATCGGCGATTTCGATCTGCGCGATTGGCTCAAGAAGCGCCTCAAAGAGGCCGGCTACGGCAAACGGATACGCGCGATTAATACGGGCTGCCTGGATATCTGCGCGAAAGGGTTGGTGACGGTCAGCATCGTTCCGCAGGGCGCCGGAGGAGCTACCCAGACATTCGTCCTCGACCCGGTCGAAGAGCGTGAGGCTCTCTATGCGCGCGTGATCCTCGCGCTGGGCGGCAGCCCGCACGAACGAGCCTAG
- the cysE gene encoding serine O-acetyltransferase — MPSPIETFLQDLRTPLERDPAVRGWLDVLLSYPGFHAITAHRLIHPLYSAGIPILPRWLSHVARFLTGIEIHPGATIGQGVFIDHGMGVVIGETAEVGDGCTIYQGVTLGGTSLRHEKRHPTLGKNVTVGVNAAVLGAIVIGDGARVGGGSVVVKDVPANATVVGVPARIVALDGKPVRAVPDRPQVEMPDPNADAIAELQQRVAAMEGRLAELDPESADAPWSWVI, encoded by the coding sequence ATGCCGAGCCCGATAGAAACGTTTTTGCAAGACCTCCGAACCCCGCTCGAACGCGATCCCGCGGTTCGCGGATGGCTCGACGTGCTGCTGTCCTATCCCGGCTTTCACGCCATCACGGCTCACCGCTTGATTCATCCGCTCTATAGCGCCGGCATCCCGATTCTGCCGCGTTGGCTATCGCACGTCGCGCGTTTCCTCACCGGCATCGAAATCCACCCGGGCGCGACGATCGGACAGGGCGTGTTCATCGATCACGGCATGGGCGTGGTCATCGGAGAGACGGCCGAAGTCGGCGACGGCTGTACGATTTACCAGGGCGTCACGCTCGGCGGAACGAGTCTGCGGCACGAAAAACGTCATCCGACGCTTGGGAAAAACGTCACGGTCGGCGTCAACGCCGCCGTGCTCGGAGCGATCGTGATCGGCGACGGCGCCCGCGTGGGCGGCGGGTCGGTCGTGGTCAAAGACGTTCCGGCGAACGCTACCGTGGTCGGCGTTCCGGCGCGTATCGTCGCGCTGGACGGCAAGCCGGTTCGCGCCGTGCCGGATCGTCCTCAGGTGGAAATGCCCGACCCCAATGCCGACGCGATTGCCGAATTGCAACAGCGCGTCGCCGCGATGGAAGGCCGGCTCGCGGAACTCGATCCCGAGTCCGCCGACGCCCCTTGGTCGTGGGTCATCTAA
- the rlmB gene encoding 23S rRNA (guanosine(2251)-2'-O)-methyltransferase RlmB translates to MDARRINRPRGPGPSRVPKLDFDDVMYGIHVVEEALAAGEALREIRVSDERKRDPLLRAILATAKERAIPVKFEQRAFFNNLPFKTHQGVIAIAPPFEYADLSDVLHHRRRTGHILLVLLDHLTDPHNVGAIVRTAECVGADAVVLPDRRSAGVNATVRKAAAGAAEHLPIVKVANINEAIRTLKKAGVWVAGADAGPEAVPLGTADFNRDLAIVIGAEGEGLAQLVRRECDYLVSIPLRGKTESLNASVAAGVLLYEALRQRA, encoded by the coding sequence ATGGACGCTCGCCGGATAAACCGCCCGCGGGGCCCCGGGCCGTCCCGCGTACCGAAACTCGATTTTGACGATGTGATGTACGGCATTCACGTCGTGGAAGAAGCGCTTGCGGCCGGAGAGGCGCTGCGCGAAATTCGCGTCTCGGACGAGCGTAAGCGCGACCCGTTACTGCGGGCAATTCTCGCGACCGCGAAAGAACGCGCCATCCCGGTGAAATTCGAGCAGCGCGCGTTCTTTAACAACTTGCCCTTCAAGACGCATCAGGGCGTCATCGCGATCGCGCCGCCGTTCGAATACGCGGATTTGAGCGACGTCTTGCACCATCGGCGTCGCACCGGGCACATACTGCTGGTCTTGCTCGATCACCTCACCGACCCTCATAACGTCGGCGCCATCGTGCGCACGGCGGAGTGCGTCGGCGCCGACGCGGTCGTTCTGCCGGACCGTCGTTCGGCCGGGGTGAACGCGACGGTTCGTAAGGCCGCGGCCGGTGCAGCCGAGCACCTGCCGATCGTCAAGGTCGCGAATATCAACGAGGCGATCCGAACGTTGAAGAAGGCCGGGGTCTGGGTAGCCGGGGCCGACGCCGGCCCGGAGGCCGTGCCCCTGGGCACCGCCGATTTCAACCGCGACCTCGCCATCGTCATCGGCGCCGAGGGGGAGGGCCTCGCCCAGCTCGTGCGCCGCGAGTGCGACTACCTGGTGAGCATCCCCCTGCGGGGCAAGACGGAGTCCCTCAACGCCTCGGTAGCCGCAGGGGTCCTCCTCTACGAGGCCCTGCGCCAGCGCGCCTAG
- the ispF gene encoding 2-C-methyl-D-erythritol 2,4-cyclodiphosphate synthase gives MTRIGHGFDAHRLVEGRPLVLGGVTIPFERGALGHSDADVLAHALCDALLGAAALGDLGAYFPDTDPQWKDADSMALLAACAAELVRAGYTVANVDATVVVERPKLAPYLTVMRENIAARIGLSLDAVSVKAKTSEGMGYTGDGSGIAAYAVALIERHA, from the coding sequence ATGACGCGCATCGGCCACGGTTTCGATGCCCATCGATTGGTCGAAGGGCGCCCGCTGGTGCTGGGCGGCGTGACGATTCCGTTCGAGCGCGGCGCGCTCGGACACTCCGATGCCGACGTGCTCGCGCACGCGCTCTGCGACGCGCTCTTGGGTGCGGCGGCGCTGGGGGATCTGGGCGCTTACTTTCCCGATACCGATCCGCAGTGGAAGGACGCGGATTCGATGGCGCTGCTCGCGGCGTGCGCCGCCGAACTGGTTCGCGCGGGGTATACGGTGGCGAACGTCGATGCCACCGTCGTGGTCGAGCGACCAAAGTTAGCGCCGTACCTTACGGTTATGCGGGAGAATATAGCTGCCCGAATAGGATTGAGCCTCGACGCGGTCAGCGTGAAGGCCAAGACCAGCGAGGGTATGGGATATACGGGCGACGGTAGCGGCATTGCCGCCTACGCGGTTGCCCTGATCGAACGACATGCTTGA
- the sigH gene encoding RNA polymerase sporulation sigma factor SigH, translating to MAMTHPATDGLEYHERADEELVAIAKTGDNLAMEYLLNKYKNFVRIKAKSYFLIGADREDIIQEGMIGLYKAVRDFKADKLSSFRAFAELCITRQIITAIKTATRQKHIPLNQYISLNKPIYDEDSERTLLDVMASQKTSDPEELVVTQEVSDDIRQRIRQNLSELESQVLESYLEGKSYQEMARDLGRHVKSIDNALQRVKRKIEKNLSEFEFQ from the coding sequence ATGGCAATGACTCATCCTGCAACGGATGGTCTGGAGTACCACGAACGAGCTGACGAAGAGCTCGTGGCTATCGCGAAGACCGGCGATAATCTCGCGATGGAATATCTGCTCAACAAGTATAAGAATTTCGTCCGCATCAAGGCGAAGAGTTACTTCTTGATCGGCGCCGACCGTGAGGACATCATCCAAGAAGGTATGATCGGCCTCTATAAAGCCGTTCGCGATTTCAAGGCCGACAAACTCTCGAGCTTTCGTGCGTTCGCCGAGCTCTGCATCACGCGTCAGATCATTACCGCGATCAAGACCGCGACGCGTCAGAAGCACATTCCGCTCAATCAATACATCTCGCTCAACAAGCCGATCTACGACGAGGATAGCGAGCGAACGCTACTCGACGTCATGGCGTCACAGAAGACGTCGGACCCTGAAGAGTTGGTCGTAACGCAAGAGGTCTCGGACGACATCCGTCAACGGATTCGCCAGAATCTCTCCGAACTCGAATCGCAAGTGCTCGAGTCCTATCTCGAAGGCAAGAGCTATCAAGAGATGGCGCGCGATCTCGGTCGCCACGTCAAATCGATCGACAACGCGCTGCAGCGCGTTAAGCGCAAGATCGAGAAGAATCTCTCGGAGTTCGAATTTCAGTAA